The Mauremys reevesii isolate NIE-2019 linkage group 13, ASM1616193v1, whole genome shotgun sequence genome contains a region encoding:
- the LOC120380384 gene encoding duodenase-1-like, translated as MMLLLLLYTIFLPLHTARVIGGQEAPLGTRPYMAYVQIGSVGSCGGFLIREDVVVTAAHCNCNLGNIFVYLGVQDFTKPGQNWQRIRARRWIQHPDFNNENFDNDIMLLKLWHSAELTEWVGLVSLPEADQHISPGSECSVAGWGRTGVNTTTDTLQEAEQEVVSDSLCREQYHHYDPITMLCAGSPHTKKSAFQGDSGGPLVCNGVVQGIISNGNLDGRPPSVYTRISKFIPWIDKTLQKLS; from the exons AtgatgctgctgctcctgctctacACGATCTTTCTCCCGCTTCATACTG CTCGGGTCATCGGGGGCCAGGAAGCCCCGCTTGGCACCAGACCCTACATGGCCTACGTGCAAATCGGGTCAGTGGGAAGCTGCGGAGGGTTCCTGATTCGTGAGGACGTGGTGGTGACAGCGGCTCATTGTAACTGCAACCTAGG AAACATCTTTGTCTACCTGGGAGTCCAAGACTTCACAAAGCCAGGACAGAACTGGCAACGGATCCGGGCCCGTCGCTGGATCCAGCACCCTGACTTCAACAATGAGAACTTTGACAATGACATCATGCTGCTGAAG ctgtggcacagcgCGGAGCTGACCGAGTGGGTGGGGCTTGTCTCCCTGCCGGAGGCTGATCAGCACATCAGCCCAGGATCCGAGTGCAGCGTGGCCGGATGGGGTCGGACAGGAGTGAACACCACCACCGACACGctgcaggaggcagagcaggaggtgGTGTCGGATAGCCTGTGCAGAGAGCAGTACCATCATTATGACCCCATCACCATGCTCTGCGCTGGCAGCCCCCACACCAAGAAATCAGCCTTCCAG GGCGATTCCGGCGGGCCCCTGGTGTGCAACGGGGTGGTCCAGGGTATCATCTCCAATGGAAATCTGGATGGGCGACCCCCCAGCGTATACACGAGAATCTCCAAATTCATCCCCTGGATCGACAAAACTCTGCAGAAGCTGAGTTAA